A window of Azospirillum lipoferum 4B contains these coding sequences:
- a CDS encoding DUF1858 domain-containing protein yields the protein MAVSSSVAKMRIADMTMAELMRDRPAVVPVLLRRGLACPGCAMAPFMTVREAAEAYGLELDALLDDLAAAQLSAG from the coding sequence ATGGCCGTCTCATCATCCGTGGCCAAGATGAGGATCGCCGACATGACCATGGCCGAGCTGATGCGCGACCGCCCCGCGGTGGTGCCGGTCCTGCTTCGCCGCGGCCTCGCCTGTCCCGGCTGCGCCATGGCGCCTTTCATGACCGTGCGGGAGGCGGCCGAAGCCTATGGGCTGGAGCTCGACGCCCTGCTGGACGATCTTGCCGCCGCCCAGTTGTCGGCCGGCTGA
- a CDS encoding SDR family oxidoreductase: MDRSDDTVSPQDPRYKYPQPPFKGQSQPWPGLARDMDPPPDHGETSYKGSGRLAGRKALITGGDSGMGRAAAIAYAREGADVAINYFPTEEPDAREVVALIEAAGRKAVAIPGDLRDEAFCRQMVADAVAGLGGLDILVCNAARQQACPSILDLTSEEFDATMKTNIYAPFWTIKAALPHLKPGSVIIGTTSEQSYDPTPELYHYAQTKAATMNYVKSLAKQFASKGIRVNGVAPGPIWTPLQVSGGATQEKLKQFGGQTPLGRPGQPAELAGIYVQLAAEDGSYTTGHIYGAAGGSGQP, from the coding sequence ATGGACCGGAGTGACGACACCGTATCGCCGCAGGACCCGCGGTACAAATATCCCCAGCCGCCCTTCAAGGGCCAGTCGCAGCCCTGGCCGGGGCTGGCCCGCGACATGGACCCGCCGCCGGACCATGGCGAGACCAGCTACAAGGGTTCCGGCCGGCTGGCGGGGCGGAAGGCGCTGATCACCGGCGGCGATTCCGGGATGGGACGCGCCGCCGCCATCGCCTATGCCCGCGAGGGGGCCGACGTCGCCATCAACTATTTCCCGACCGAGGAGCCGGACGCCCGCGAGGTCGTCGCGCTGATCGAGGCGGCGGGCCGCAAGGCCGTCGCCATTCCCGGCGACCTGCGCGACGAGGCGTTCTGCCGGCAGATGGTGGCGGATGCCGTCGCCGGGCTCGGCGGGCTCGACATCCTTGTGTGCAACGCCGCGCGGCAGCAGGCCTGCCCATCCATCCTCGACCTGACCAGCGAGGAATTCGACGCGACGATGAAGACCAACATCTACGCGCCGTTCTGGACCATCAAGGCGGCGCTGCCGCATCTGAAGCCCGGCTCGGTCATCATCGGCACCACGTCGGAACAGTCCTACGATCCGACGCCGGAACTGTACCACTATGCCCAGACCAAGGCGGCGACGATGAACTACGTCAAGTCGCTGGCGAAGCAGTTCGCCTCGAAGGGCATCCGCGTCAACGGCGTGGCCCCCGGCCCGATCTGGACCCCGCTGCAGGTCAGCGGCGGCGCCACCCAGGAGAAGCTGAAGCAGTTCGGCGGCCAGACTCCGCTGGGCCGTCCCGGCCAGCCGGCCGAGCTTGCCGGCATCTATGTCCAGCTCGCGGCGGAGGACGGCAGCTATACCACAGGCCACATCTATGGTGCCGCCGGCGGCAGCGGACAGCCGTAA
- a CDS encoding Crp/Fnr family transcriptional regulator: protein MPPPPDPAILRGMPLFAGLDAAALAEAVALARPRRHARGAALFTQGEPAAAGHALIDGRVKIVQTGPDGQQVVMRFIGPGEMFGTLAIFTDGLYPADAVAVADCVELSWPAAAMTELMDRHPVIARNALSIVGGRLREVQNRLREVATERVERRIAHALLRLVRHAGRRVEAGVEIDFPLSRQDVAEMTGTTLHTVSRTLSAWESQGIVESGRQQVVIRKPHALVAIAEDLPPVPPRG from the coding sequence ATGCCTCCGCCCCCCGATCCCGCCATTCTGCGCGGCATGCCGCTGTTCGCCGGGCTGGATGCCGCCGCGCTGGCCGAGGCGGTGGCGCTCGCCCGCCCGCGCCGGCATGCCCGCGGTGCCGCCCTGTTCACCCAGGGGGAGCCGGCGGCCGCCGGCCATGCGCTGATCGACGGGCGGGTGAAGATCGTGCAGACCGGTCCCGACGGCCAGCAGGTGGTGATGCGCTTCATCGGCCCCGGCGAGATGTTCGGGACGCTGGCGATCTTCACCGACGGCCTCTATCCGGCCGATGCCGTCGCCGTGGCGGACTGCGTCGAGCTGTCCTGGCCGGCCGCCGCGATGACGGAGTTGATGGACCGCCATCCCGTCATCGCCCGCAACGCATTGTCCATTGTCGGCGGCCGATTGCGCGAAGTGCAGAACCGCCTGCGCGAGGTCGCGACCGAACGGGTGGAGCGCCGCATCGCGCATGCCCTGCTGCGGCTGGTGCGTCACGCCGGCCGGCGGGTGGAGGCGGGGGTGGAGATCGATTTCCCCCTGTCGCGCCAGGACGTGGCGGAGATGACCGGCACCACGCTGCACACCGTCAGCCGCACCCTGTCGGCCTGGGAAAGCCAGGGGATCGTGGAGAGCGGCCGGCAGCAGGTGGTGATCCGCAAGCCCCACGCGCTGGTCGCCATCGCCGAGGATCTGCCGCCGGTTCCGCCGCGCGGCTGA
- the torT gene encoding TMAO reductase system periplasmic protein TorT, translated as MNAFARALVAATVLGSSIAAAGPASAAEWFPYPAVEVTPAFSADGKPKDISYSPLPKAAKKWDICVSFPHMKDAYWLGVDYGVVEEARRLGVKVTVVEAGGYTELNKQISQIEDCVARGANAVVIGAISFDGLNNLVAELAKKNIPVIDVINGISSPALTAKSLVSFHTMGAEAGRYLAAKHPAGSPPVKVGWFPGPAGAGWVEAANKGFMEAVAGSAVQVLEPRYGDTGKEAQLRLVEDALQATPDIKYIAGTAVTAEAAQGLLRERGLTDKVGLIAFYMTPGVYQGIKRGFIQAAPADSMVIQGRIAIDQAVRALEKTDLVRHVGPKIFVVDKANVGSVPRDTILPPDNFSPVFSVK; from the coding sequence ATGAACGCTTTCGCTCGCGCTCTTGTCGCCGCCACAGTTCTTGGAAGCAGCATCGCCGCCGCCGGCCCGGCGTCCGCCGCCGAGTGGTTCCCCTATCCGGCGGTGGAGGTGACACCCGCCTTTTCCGCCGACGGCAAGCCGAAGGACATCTCCTACAGCCCGCTGCCCAAGGCGGCGAAGAAGTGGGACATCTGCGTGTCCTTCCCCCACATGAAGGACGCCTACTGGCTCGGCGTCGATTACGGCGTGGTGGAGGAAGCCAGGCGGCTGGGGGTGAAGGTCACCGTGGTGGAGGCGGGCGGCTACACCGAGCTGAACAAGCAGATCAGCCAGATCGAGGATTGCGTCGCCCGCGGCGCCAATGCCGTGGTGATCGGCGCCATCAGCTTCGACGGGCTGAACAATCTGGTGGCGGAGCTGGCGAAGAAGAACATCCCGGTGATCGACGTCATCAACGGCATCTCCTCCCCGGCGCTGACCGCCAAGTCCCTGGTGTCCTTCCACACCATGGGGGCGGAGGCCGGCCGCTATCTCGCCGCGAAGCATCCCGCCGGCAGCCCGCCGGTGAAGGTCGGCTGGTTCCCCGGCCCGGCCGGCGCCGGCTGGGTCGAGGCCGCCAACAAGGGCTTCATGGAGGCGGTGGCCGGCTCCGCCGTGCAGGTACTGGAACCGCGCTACGGTGACACCGGCAAGGAGGCGCAGTTGCGGCTGGTCGAGGATGCGCTGCAGGCCACGCCCGACATCAAGTACATCGCCGGCACCGCGGTGACCGCCGAGGCGGCGCAGGGCCTGCTGCGCGAGCGCGGGCTGACCGACAAGGTCGGGCTGATCGCCTTCTACATGACGCCCGGCGTCTATCAGGGCATCAAGCGCGGCTTCATCCAGGCGGCGCCGGCCGATTCCATGGTCATCCAGGGCCGCATCGCCATCGATCAGGCGGTGCGGGCGCTGGAGAAGACCGATCTGGTCCGCCATGTCGGCCCGAAGATCTTCGTCGTCGACAAGGCCAATGTCGGCAGCGTGCCGCGCGACACCATCCTGCCGCCGGACAATTTCTCCCCGGTCTTCAGCGTGAAGTGA
- a CDS encoding sugar ABC transporter ATP-binding protein, which produces MSPPVLIRTVALTKRYPGVTALDRVDFDLRPGEVHVLFGENGAGKSTLISLLAGVSTPSEGEILLRGRHIRFTGVADARAAGISAVFQEFSLVPTLTVAENLFLGDEPMSGPFLDRRAMRRKAAALFADLDFAIDPKRLVATLSRAEQQMVEIAKALHGEVGILILDEPTASLTDREVDHLFAVIARMKARGVGIVYISHRMQEFARIADRVTVLRDGRRIGTVAMADTSEAALIEMMAGRAIGEIYPTIARSPGPVLLRAEGLRAWGVHGVDLEVRAGEVLGIAGLVGSGKSRSFRALMGLLQIQAGRVTVRGRDLTGAATRELMRAGLCYVPPDRKTEGLQLAFSTRDNLAQGELAGTPGRFGLLPWRRIRKRCEATAERVELPAAYRGRAVGKLSGGNQQKALFGRALGRDYDLYIFDEPTVGVDMGARAAIYRLIRELAEAGKAVVVISSDLPEAMNLAHRLLVFAHGRIAAELEGDAISEAAILSHFFDPVPSAAIPSVPTIDQEARLPA; this is translated from the coding sequence ATGTCCCCTCCCGTCCTGATCCGGACCGTCGCCCTGACCAAGCGCTATCCCGGCGTCACCGCGCTCGACCGCGTCGATTTCGACCTGCGCCCCGGCGAGGTGCATGTGCTGTTCGGGGAGAACGGCGCCGGCAAATCGACCCTGATCTCGCTGCTGGCCGGGGTCTCCACCCCCAGCGAGGGCGAGATTCTGCTGCGCGGCCGGCATATCCGCTTCACCGGCGTCGCCGATGCCCGCGCCGCCGGCATCTCCGCCGTCTTCCAGGAATTCTCGCTGGTCCCGACCCTGACGGTGGCGGAGAACCTGTTCCTGGGCGACGAGCCGATGAGCGGCCCCTTTCTCGACCGCCGGGCGATGCGGCGCAAGGCCGCCGCACTCTTTGCCGATCTCGATTTCGCCATCGATCCGAAACGGCTGGTCGCCACGCTGAGCCGCGCCGAACAGCAGATGGTGGAGATCGCCAAGGCCCTGCACGGCGAGGTCGGCATCCTGATCCTCGACGAGCCGACGGCGTCGCTGACCGACCGCGAGGTCGACCATCTGTTCGCGGTGATCGCGCGCATGAAGGCGCGCGGCGTCGGCATCGTCTACATCTCGCACCGGATGCAGGAATTCGCCCGCATCGCCGACCGCGTCACCGTCCTGCGCGACGGACGGCGGATCGGCACCGTGGCGATGGCAGACACCAGCGAGGCGGCCCTGATCGAAATGATGGCCGGCCGCGCCATCGGCGAGATCTACCCAACCATCGCCCGCAGCCCCGGCCCGGTCCTGCTGCGGGCGGAGGGGTTGCGCGCCTGGGGTGTCCATGGCGTCGATCTGGAGGTCCGCGCGGGCGAGGTGCTGGGCATCGCCGGCCTCGTCGGTTCCGGCAAGTCGCGCAGCTTCCGGGCGCTGATGGGGCTGCTGCAGATCCAGGCGGGGCGGGTGACCGTCCGGGGGCGCGACCTCACCGGTGCCGCGACCCGCGAGCTGATGCGGGCGGGCCTTTGCTATGTGCCGCCCGACCGCAAGACCGAAGGGTTGCAGCTGGCCTTCAGCACGCGGGACAATCTGGCCCAGGGGGAGCTGGCCGGCACGCCGGGCCGCTTCGGCCTGCTGCCCTGGCGGCGCATCCGCAAGCGGTGCGAGGCGACCGCCGAACGGGTCGAGCTGCCGGCCGCCTATCGCGGCCGGGCCGTCGGCAAGCTGTCGGGCGGCAACCAGCAGAAGGCGCTGTTCGGCCGTGCGCTCGGCCGCGATTACGACCTCTACATCTTCGACGAGCCGACCGTCGGCGTCGACATGGGCGCGCGGGCCGCCATCTACCGCCTGATCCGCGAGCTGGCCGAGGCCGGAAAGGCGGTGGTCGTCATTTCCTCCGACCTGCCGGAGGCGATGAACCTCGCCCATCGCCTGCTGGTCTTCGCCCATGGCCGCATCGCCGCCGAACTGGAAGGCGACGCCATCAGCGAGGCGGCCATCCTTTCCCACTTCTTCGATCCCGTTCCGTCGGCTGCCATCCCGTCGGTCCCCACCATCGACCAGGAAGCGAGACTGCCCGCATGA
- a CDS encoding ABC transporter permease produces MSATSSAASPSSGTAPASTTVRLRAAGRALFIRLGVLPFFLAAALIVFTLASDRFLTADNLVNVMRQSVYLVLVSLGQMTVLITGGFDLAVGATVALTSVVSALAMAALGTMFPDSPALAIALGALAGFAVAALVGLANGAGVALFGVSPFIMTLGVSSVAAGGSLFLTGGIPVSGLPVEFAELFGFGRWLGIPVPVLVAAVAVAVAWVVMTRTRIGAHLYAVGGNMKAARLSAIDTGRTLIVAYVLCALIAALTGLLLTARVESGEANLGGTLALESIAACVIAGVSLRGGIGRVETVVLGAVFIVLVQNGMNLAQVGSYLQMVLLGGLLILAVIFDQIRYRMMMDA; encoded by the coding sequence ATGAGCGCCACCTCCTCCGCCGCATCGCCGTCCTCCGGCACCGCCCCGGCCTCCACCACCGTCCGGCTGCGCGCGGCCGGGCGGGCGCTGTTCATCCGCCTGGGCGTGCTGCCCTTCTTCCTGGCGGCGGCGCTGATCGTGTTCACGCTCGCCTCCGACCGTTTCCTGACCGCGGACAATCTCGTCAATGTGATGCGCCAGTCGGTCTATCTGGTGCTGGTGTCGCTGGGGCAGATGACGGTGCTGATCACCGGCGGGTTCGATCTCGCGGTCGGGGCGACCGTCGCCCTCACCTCGGTGGTGTCGGCGTTGGCGATGGCGGCACTGGGCACGATGTTCCCGGATTCCCCGGCCCTGGCGATCGCGCTGGGCGCGCTGGCCGGATTCGCGGTGGCGGCCCTGGTTGGGCTGGCCAATGGCGCCGGCGTCGCGCTGTTCGGCGTCTCGCCCTTCATCATGACGCTGGGCGTCAGTTCCGTGGCGGCGGGCGGATCGCTGTTCCTGACCGGCGGCATCCCGGTGTCCGGCCTGCCGGTTGAGTTCGCCGAGCTGTTCGGCTTCGGTCGCTGGCTGGGCATTCCGGTACCGGTGCTGGTCGCCGCCGTGGCGGTCGCGGTCGCCTGGGTCGTCATGACGCGCACCCGGATCGGCGCCCATCTCTATGCCGTCGGCGGCAACATGAAAGCCGCCAGACTGTCGGCCATCGACACCGGGCGCACGCTGATCGTCGCCTATGTCCTGTGCGCCCTGATCGCGGCGCTGACGGGCCTGTTGCTGACGGCCCGGGTGGAATCGGGAGAGGCCAATCTGGGCGGAACGCTCGCCCTGGAGTCCATCGCCGCCTGCGTGATCGCCGGCGTGTCGCTCCGCGGCGGCATCGGCCGGGTGGAGACCGTGGTGCTGGGCGCCGTTTTCATCGTGCTGGTCCAGAACGGCATGAATCTGGCGCAGGTCGGATCCTATCTGCAGATGGTGCTGCTGGGCGGGCTGCTGATTCTCGCGGTGATCTTCGATCAGATCCGCTACCGCATGATGATGGACGCATAG
- a CDS encoding DUF2249 domain-containing protein → MAILPLPTARRTTMPTTNHATRAEPVLDLRAIPPYQRHQLIFQSVQDLTPGDGFSLVNDHDPRPLHHQLLSLFGAGFSWEYLQQGPEVWQVRIARPEGASATSLRVRIYRNGDVAVAADDARLGPDGSGGSVCEVTDCPPGTLTADVLSLLQGVIPPAGVVSIAYERLLARRNGSCCGGMCG, encoded by the coding sequence ATGGCGATCCTGCCGCTCCCCACAGCCAGACGGACGACGATGCCGACCACCAACCATGCAACGCGGGCCGAACCGGTCCTCGACCTCCGCGCCATTCCGCCCTACCAGCGCCACCAGCTGATCTTCCAGTCGGTGCAGGATCTGACGCCCGGCGACGGCTTCTCGCTGGTCAACGACCATGACCCGCGCCCGCTGCACCACCAGCTTCTCAGCCTGTTCGGAGCCGGTTTCTCCTGGGAATACCTGCAGCAGGGTCCCGAGGTCTGGCAGGTCCGCATCGCCCGTCCCGAAGGGGCGTCGGCGACCAGCCTGCGCGTGCGCATCTACCGCAACGGCGACGTGGCTGTCGCGGCCGACGACGCGCGGCTGGGGCCGGACGGCAGCGGCGGTTCGGTCTGCGAGGTGACGGATTGCCCGCCGGGCACGCTGACGGCCGACGTTCTGTCGCTGCTGCAGGGCGTCATCCCGCCGGCCGGCGTGGTCAGCATCGCCTATGAACGGCTGCTGGCGCGGCGCAACGGCTCCTGCTGCGGCGGCATGTGCGGGTGA
- a CDS encoding NnrS family protein has protein sequence MHAPAPITSAHRLMYPAAALYAALAVPLWLAAVGGLLPLGWSPALHAHEMTLGYALAVVGGFLMTRLSRRMVAVAFLSWLAGRLALLGGLPAVVALPLGIAYPLLLFMVAGLPFLRTGRSGHNAVFGPLIGAFLLAEALFWASELGLVPAGGMPVGLLLIATLLLTMGGRVIPAATAGALRRRGITLAQRVQPRLEAMGVAGAALCLLSAATGLLPPLGATGAAMAGASALLRLARWKPLLLLRQPEIASLHLGYLCLGIGWLLTGFAELAGLPPAAGWHMLGVGALGILASAMMIRTTLQREAEPERFPPAATIAVALMAAAAVLRLAAVWWPSMALLAAAGAFWTLSQLLTVAVLLTRPRRGTRCNRPRS, from the coding sequence ATGCATGCCCCCGCTCCCATCACCAGCGCCCACCGTCTGATGTATCCGGCAGCCGCCCTCTATGCCGCGCTCGCCGTGCCGCTGTGGCTGGCGGCGGTGGGCGGCCTGCTGCCGCTGGGCTGGTCGCCGGCTCTGCATGCCCACGAGATGACGCTGGGCTATGCGCTGGCGGTGGTCGGCGGTTTCCTGATGACGCGGCTGTCGCGGCGGATGGTGGCGGTGGCCTTCCTGTCCTGGCTGGCCGGGCGGCTGGCTCTGCTGGGCGGGCTGCCGGCAGTGGTGGCCCTGCCGCTCGGCATCGCCTATCCGCTGCTTCTGTTCATGGTCGCCGGCCTGCCGTTCCTGCGCACCGGCCGCAGCGGACACAATGCGGTGTTCGGTCCGCTGATCGGCGCCTTCCTGCTGGCGGAGGCGCTGTTCTGGGCATCGGAGCTCGGACTCGTCCCGGCCGGCGGGATGCCGGTCGGGCTGCTGCTGATCGCAACGCTGCTGCTGACCATGGGCGGGCGCGTCATCCCCGCGGCGACGGCCGGCGCCCTGCGCCGCCGCGGCATCACCCTCGCGCAGCGGGTACAGCCACGGTTGGAGGCGATGGGCGTCGCCGGTGCCGCGCTCTGCCTGCTGTCGGCGGCGACCGGCTTGCTGCCGCCGCTGGGGGCCACCGGTGCGGCGATGGCGGGGGCGAGCGCGCTGCTGCGGCTGGCCCGCTGGAAACCGCTGCTCCTGCTGCGGCAGCCGGAAATCGCCAGCCTGCATCTGGGCTATCTCTGCCTCGGCATCGGCTGGCTGCTGACCGGCTTCGCGGAGCTTGCGGGTCTGCCGCCGGCCGCCGGCTGGCACATGCTGGGGGTGGGTGCGCTCGGCATCCTCGCCAGCGCCATGATGATCCGCACCACGCTGCAGCGCGAGGCGGAGCCCGAGCGCTTTCCGCCCGCCGCAACCATCGCCGTCGCGCTGATGGCCGCCGCCGCGGTTCTGCGCTTGGCGGCGGTGTGGTGGCCGTCGATGGCGCTGCTGGCGGCGGCGGGTGCCTTCTGGACGCTCTCCCAGCTTCTGACCGTCGCCGTCCTGCTCACCCGGCCGAGGCGTGGAACCCGATGCAACCGCCCGCGGTCATAA
- a CDS encoding YceI family protein yields MKKTLFAAALFVATAAGSLTPAFAAPVNYKIDPAHTAVAFIVNHIGFSNVIGRFNTVGGDISFDKDAVEKSSVNVTIDAASIDTNHAKRDEHLRSPDFFNAKEFPKLTFKSTKIEKTGDKTGKLHGDLTMLGVTKPVVLDITFNKDGVSPASKLETAGFSARGTVKRTDFGMKYGAPAVGDDIQLLIEIEAVKS; encoded by the coding sequence ATGAAGAAGACCTTGTTCGCCGCCGCCCTGTTCGTCGCCACCGCCGCCGGCAGCCTGACTCCCGCCTTCGCCGCCCCGGTCAACTACAAGATCGATCCGGCGCACACGGCCGTCGCCTTCATCGTCAACCACATCGGCTTCTCCAACGTGATCGGCCGCTTCAACACGGTCGGCGGCGACATCAGCTTCGACAAGGACGCGGTGGAAAAGAGCTCGGTGAACGTCACCATCGACGCCGCCAGCATCGACACCAACCACGCCAAGCGTGACGAGCATCTGCGCTCGCCCGACTTCTTCAACGCGAAGGAGTTCCCGAAGCTGACCTTCAAGAGCACCAAGATCGAGAAGACCGGCGACAAGACGGGCAAGCTGCACGGCGACCTGACCATGCTGGGCGTGACCAAGCCGGTGGTGCTGGACATCACCTTCAACAAGGACGGCGTCAGCCCGGCCAGCAAGCTGGAGACCGCCGGCTTCTCCGCCCGCGGCACGGTGAAGCGCACCGATTTCGGCATGAAGTACGGCGCTCCGGCCGTCGGCGACGACATCCAGCTGCTGATCGAGATCGAGGCGGTCAAGTCCTGA